The proteins below come from a single Oncorhynchus gorbuscha isolate QuinsamMale2020 ecotype Even-year linkage group LG12, OgorEven_v1.0, whole genome shotgun sequence genomic window:
- the LOC123990660 gene encoding LOW QUALITY PROTEIN: CASP8-associated protein 2-like (The sequence of the model RefSeq protein was modified relative to this genomic sequence to represent the inferred CDS: deleted 2 bases in 1 codon) — MDVDLMDEVYGDLSQDNCNTVAAFDDDSMDIYSGLASPRIYPNAERNCTLLSPQNLSSMDLYEEIITEEQQDKDSSYNELRTRYNAAQSQIEELLRRLQQIEAKNTTLNTENSRLKKNICALIKTAKMEVVRKDKEINRLSQSFRPERGPAAHHQSQMNCLKNQVTMRLNPMGPYQPEVPTRLNPTGPYQPEVPTRLNPMGPYQPEVPTRLNPMGPYQPEVPTRLNPMGPYQPEVPTRLNHTGPPPPTQLPGSKGCVVKDLHQLLCQDRDVVLPQPPSDARNFRPPLPSTSRGDSEASVKGTYSSVSSSSKDSVKRHHTRELGLSDKLKQTKHREGRGESPRLSESKEQRHKNSPDVNKESHSDERNRSHRAQKDIGKYDSKSNKSRYPHPSDVEVHRRSDKSKSPHSDILHCTASSYRTSKGLSKDSADILSTGSSRHDKVLRFDKDDDNRSRSIKDISSKNRRHAYSNQASLTKRSSEYFNRKGGTSPPRDQRRKKERKREDEIRKEKKRSGERKISCTERGKEHNQCSADVSKDKNMVNGKVREQKTHEESEVLPPEAKVAGKSSIEENGPNRKLSFMETLNLTLSPVKTPRQSSEVKEQEEGTPPDEVPEDQSAEDRGQPHLGELLVLDKINSGVVDTHEVFENPVIQPSSEISKPPQPESMESRHTERESCQDAEKPLSEATVAKERHTCQLEVEDSTVQDGSEGRPELPKAMEGQRTKPTTPEPLRKDCVSDPDCDIVLKTPLESRLEKCDSESKTGTSKDLTAAALSATTTTVTENCGNNSNTDTGLSANGLTPEHSTGDSMVIITYKSNSETPSALVCKSQAVETVTQYPPAAVCVGHPAVEGSPGKQSESLKVSPLVQPKGLQQLPASIISNSSLEKNVTEGQDVSKDAVSSTISMEVDIGITSEVITDVTEIPVECEKENTLVEQSSPLSSIGVSKVSSTTGEVAPSEQHNSGLAETPKKYLNSEPSYTESEEENVEPSSSIPMAHDEDSMMLTLSNLNVIPHAISPLTSPVRLKTKSQQLPCHSKPAYFKSLCKDFPSATGDSNSKKSEVNQENNNPGCSVTHAAQRDVDETSVQPSSLEELEEGEIVSESEEEETPAMPSSPPMTVRPTRTNKNQPTLKSSPRLSKKLAKENSLVSQQNFKLGSKTLTSPFGSPTSNKTRYKTVQPPLPNAALSTVEEVMAMLAKIRYECRKKYMKLHSTFPKKTFCGVMDMSFFPSFTDFVDSVSFTKLCSQEDYLKVKLKNIIISVLSKLSNNGIVNRIFDQEPLNMKLKLWEFVDVQLDFLFKEIQTALRSVCKSSNGSLSSGGEKRDSLSGKGVPKLPVKSPKPSVAAELKMQQGVTITRTSAPKRLQKEFTECVETSMKRTRSRTVPPCKTGLGRGKNIKMSFEEDMESVPQTSDPPVIQPPLQHVVEILPSNSSSSAERTATYVRRLSQNGSLHDKPDFEILTEQQASSLTFNLVTDSQMGEIFKCLLQGSDLLETSVSAGDNRGWSLGTPLKERERFLGVGTPSKVGTPSKLIATWSAISPIKFSSPNSKVQIPLNPSLLDESCMLEVPSGLPESRRTPQPSVHRSYSILSEDLSGSLTIPSPLKSDNHLSFLHPASGEPMSAPDSVISAHFSEDALMDGEDATEQDIHLALDTDNSSGASSGGGRTREAPVNPLFHFKPHLPMQAVVMEKSNDHFIVRIRHANTNSTNSGVNSSSPGSVNSTYQGNNFSSPGSVNSTSLGINSSSLVVNLSPDINSTTQVVNYTNLGINSSQGVNSSSPGSVNSTYPGNNATNPENNCAYPCVNFTSPEVISTNPGISLTSADINPGGAESPQTPPGQEKHGKDEDQPPEKTPSKSPFSEASPPFYLSSLSTSTETASALSSPCLTIIEDTPERDHSKGKTGKKRTKHHVETKAKRAKKEVIPERSMHKKKSSKSPKGKGTGSSKRERSEVITPPQSTPSPNSLSAKNIIVKKGEVMVTWTRDEDRDVLLALKMKGSSPDTFSALSEKLNKTPAQELRSCFCKDRTYFWTVIATPTGSPRCQAACSTSAFSTPASSGVHMPQFITAVMTVPQGQKGTAWRHRCVLCRMTCTTCSVSSLFLM, encoded by the exons ATGGATGTGGATTTGATGGACGAAGTGTATGGTGATCTCAGTCAAGACAACTGCA ATACGGTGGCAGCTTTCGATGATGATTCTATGGATATTTATTCTGGTTTGGCAAGTCCGAGGATATATCCAAATGCAG AAAGAAACTGCACACTCCTCTCACCACAGAATCTGAGCTCTATGGATTTATATGAAGAAATCATAACGGAGGAACAACAGGATAAAGACTCTTCCTACAATGAG TTGAGGACAAGATACAATGCTGCACAAAGCCAAATTGAAGAGTTACTTAGGCGGTTGCAGCAGATTGAAGCAAAG AATACAACGCTGAACACTGAGAACAGCCGTCTGAAGAAGAACATCTGTGCGCTCATCAAAACAGCTAAAATGGAGGTTGTGCGGAAGGACAAGGAGATAAATAGGTTGAGCCAAAG TTTCAGGCCAGAGAGAGGTCCTGCTGCTCACCATCAATCTCAGATGAACTGCTTGAAAAATCAAGTTACAATGAGACTGAATCCTATGGGGCCTTATCAACCAGAAGTTCCAACCAGACTGAATCCTACGGGGCCTTATCAACCAGAAGTTCCAACCAGACTGAATCCTATGGGGCCTTATCAACCAGAAGTTCCAACCAGACTGAATCCTATGGGGCCTTATCAACCAGAAGTTCCAACCAGACTGAATCCTATGGGGCCTTATCAACCAGAAGTTCCAACCAGACTGAATCATACGGGTCCACCTCCACCAACTCAACTACCAGGATCCAAGGGTTGTGTTGTAAAGGATCTTCATCAGCTGCTCTGTCAAGACAGAGATGTGGTCCTCCCCCAACCCCCATCTGACGCAAGAAATTTCAGACCACCTCTTCCTTCCACCTCTAGAGGCGATTCAGAAGCTTCAGTGAAAGGCACATATTCTTCTGTTAGCAGTTCCAGTAAGGACTCCGTGAAAAGACACCATACACGTGAACTAGGCCTGTCAGACAAGCTGAAACAAACCAAGCACAGAGAAGGCAGAGGTGAAAGTCCCAGGCTGTCTGAGTCAAAGGAGCAGCGACATAAAAACAGTCCAGATGTAAATAAGGAATCTCATTCAGATGAGAGGAACCGGTCACACAGAGCACAAAAAGATATTGGAAAATATGATTCTAAGTCAAACAAAAGCAGATACCCTCATCCCTCAGATGTTGAGGTACACAGGAGATCAGATAAGTCTAAAAGCCCACACTCAGACATTTTGCATTGCACTGCTTCCTCTTACCGTACGTCTAAAGGATTGTCTAAAGACAGTGCAGACATTCTATCAACAGGGTCTAGTCGGCATGATAAGGTGCTTCGCTTTGATAAGGATGACGATAACCGTAGTAGAAGTATTAAAGACATTTCGTCTAAAAACAGAAGGCATGCCTATTCAAATCAAGCCAGTCTCACTAAACGATCCAGTGAATATTTTAATCGCAAGGGAGGGACAAGTCCTCCAAGGGACCAGCgaaggaaaaaagagagaaaaagagaggatgaGATCAGAAAAGAGAAAAAAAGGTCAGGAGAAAGAAAAATCAGTtgtacagagagaggaaaggagcatAACCAATGCAGTGCGGACGTCAGTAAGGACAAGAACATGGTCAATGGTAAAGTCAGGGAGCAAAAGACACATGAGGAATCGGAAGTGCTTCCGCCTGAGGCCAAAGTGGCTGGGAAAAGCTCTATAGAGGAAAATGGTCCCAACAGAAAGTTAAGTTTCATGGAAACTCTGAACCTCACCCTGTCACCAGTTAAAACACCAAGACAGTCCTCTGAAGTCAAGGAACAGGAGGAGGGCACACCACCTGATGAGGTTCCTGAAGACCAGTCAGCAGAAGACCGTGGACAACCTCATCTTGGAGAATTGCTTGTATTAGACAAAATCAACAGTGGTGTAGTAGACACCCATGAGGTCTTTGAGAACCCAGTTATACAGCCCTCTTCAGAAATCTCAAAGCCTCCACAACCTGAAAGTATGGAGagtagacatacagagagagaatcTTGTCAGGATGCTGAAAAGCCTCTGTCTGAAGCCACAGTAGCCAAAGAGCGACATACGTGCCAGTTAGAAGTAGAAGACAGTACTGTCCAAGATGGCTCCGAAGGAAGACCTGAGCTGCCCAAGGCCATGGAGGGTCAGAGGACTAaacccaccacaccagaaccTCTCAGGAAGGATTGTGTTTCAGATCCAGACTGTGACATTGTTTTGAAAACTCCACTGGAGAGCAGACTTGAAAAATGTGACTCGGAAAGCAAAACTGGCACATCTAAGGATTTgactgctgctgctctctctgcgactactactactgtcactgagaATTGTGGAAACAATTCAAATACAGACACTGGCCTATCTGCTAATGGACTTACCCCTGAACATTCAACTGGAGATTCAATGGTTATTATTACTTACAAGTCCAACAGTGAAACTCCCAGTGCTTTGGTCTGTAAAAGCCAAGCTGTTGAAACTGTGACACAATATCCACCTGCTGCTGTCTGTGTGGGACATCCTGCTGTTGAAGGTAGTCCAGGAAAACAATCAGAATCTCTGAAAGTATCACCCCTTGTCCAACCTAAGGGCCTTCAACAACTGCCTGCTTCCATTATTTCTAATTCTAGTCTGGAGAAAAATGTGACAGAGGGGCAAGATGTTTCCAAGGATGCTGTGTCCAGTACGATTAGCATGGAGGTAGATATCGGCATCACGTCTGAGGTCATTACTGATGTCACAGAGATCCCTGTGGAGTGTGAGAAGGAGAACACTCTTGTGGAACAAAGTTCACCATTGAGCAGTATTGGGGTGTCTAAGGTGAGTAGCACCACAGGAGAAGTTGCACCATCTGAACAGCACAACAGTGGTTTGGCAGAGACACCAAAGAAGTACCTAAATTCTGAGCCAAGCTACacagagagtgaagaggagaatgTTGAGCCCTCTAGCTCCATTCCGATGGCCCATGATGAGGACTCGATGATGCTCACACTGAGTAATCTAAATGTCATTCCACATGCCATAAGCCCACTCACAAGTCCAGTCCGCCTGAAGACGAAAAGCCAGCAGCTGCCATGTCACAGCAAACCTGCTTACTTCAAGAGTCTTTGCAAAG ATTTTCCCAGTGCTACTGGAGATTCCAATTCAAAGAAGTCGGAAGTGAATCAGGAGAACAACAATCCTGGCTGCTCTGTCACACATGCTGCACAACGAGATGTGGATGAGACATCTGTCCAACCTTCCAGCCTTGAGGAACTGGAAGAGGGTGAAATTGTTAGTGAAAGTGAAGAGGAAGAAACTCCAGCCATGCCAAGTTCTCCACCCATGACGGTTCGGCCCACAAGAACGAATAAAAATCAACCAACTCTCAAGTCATCCCCTAGACTTTCAAAGAAGCTGGCCAAAGAAAATAGTTTAGTTTCACAACAGAATTTTAAACTCGGAAGCAAAACCTTGACTTCACCATTTGGAAGCCCCACATCAAACAAAACCCGCTACAAAACTGTTCAACCTCCTTTACCCAATGCTGCCTTGTCTACCGTGGAGGAGGTTATGGCCATGCTTGCAAAGATTCGCTATGAGTGCAGAAAAAAGTACATGAAGCTTCATTCAACATTCCCTAAGAAAACCTTCTGCGGTGTTATGGACATGTCCTTTTTTCCTTCTTTTACAGACTTTGTTGATAGTGTAAGCTTTACTAAACTATGCAGCCAAGAAGATTACCTCAAAGTTAAACTGAAGAACATCATCATTTCTGTTTTGAGTAAGTTATCAAATAATGGCATTGTCAACCGCATCTTTGACCAAGAACCACTTAATATGAAGTTGAAACTGTGGGAATTCGTGGATGTGCAGTTAGACTTCTTATTCAAGGAGATTCAAACTGCACTGAGAAGTGTTTGCAAATCCTCAAACGGAAGCCTATCGTCAGGAGGCGAAAAAAGAGACAGTCTCTCTGGAAAGGGTGTACCCAAGCTGCCTGTGAAGTCTCCCAAGCCATCTGTGGCCGCTGAACTTAAAATGCAGCAGGGAGTGACCATAACCAGAACTTCTGCACCAAAAAGACTGCAAAAGGAATTCACTGAGTGTGTTGAAACCAGCATGAAAAGAACCAGGTCTCGGACTGTCCCCCCTTGCAAAACAGGTCTTGGAAGAGGCAAAAATATTAAAATGTCCTTCGAAGAGGATATGGAATCGGTGCCTCAAACCTCAGATCCTCCTGTTATCCAACCTCCTTTGCAACACGTGGTAGAGATCTTACCATCAAACAGCTCTTCATCTGCTGAGAGAACAGCAACCTATGTTCGCCGGTTGTCTCAAAATGGCTCACTCCATGACAAGCCTGACTTTGAAATCCTCACAGAACAGCAAGCCTCCAGCCTAACTTTCAACCTGGTAACGGACTCTCAGATGGGAGAGATCTTCAAGTGTCTCTTACAAGGGTCTGATCTGCTAGAAACAAGTGTCTCAGCTGGGGACAATCGTGGCTGGTCCCTTGGTACTCCTCTGAAAGAAAGGGAGCGTTTCCTAGGCGTTGGTACCCCAAGTAAAGTTGGTACTCCCTCTAAACTCATTGCCACATGGTCAGCTATTTCACCTATCAAGTTTTCCTCTCCAAATTCAAAAGTCCAAATTCCATTAAATCCATCTTTGTTGGATGAGAGTTGCATGTTAGAGGTGCCCTCCGGCCTACCAGAAAGCAGAAGGACACCACAGCCCAGTGTGCATAGATCATATTCCATCTTGTCAGAAGATCTGTCTGGGTCTCTCACAATTCCCTCACCTCTCAAGTCTGACAATCACCTCAGCTTTTTGCACCCAGCCAGTGGGGAGCCCATGTCTGCTCCAGATAGTGTCATCAGTGCACACTTCAGTGAGGATGCTCTTATGGATGGGGAAGACGCTACAGAGCAGGACATTCACCTTGCCCTGGACACGGACAACTCCAGCGGTGCATCAAGCGGTGGTGGGAGGACCAGGGAGGCTCCTGTTAACCCCTTGTTTCACTTCAAGCCTCACTTGCCCATGCAGGCAGTAGTGATGGAGAAGTCAAATGATCATTTCATTGTGAGGATACGGCATGCAAACACCAACTCCACCAACTCGGGGGTCAACTCCTCAAGCCCAGGCAGTGTCAACTCTACCTACCAAGGAAATAACTTCTCAAGCCCAGGCAGTGTCAACTCCACAAGCTTAGGAATTAATTCATCAAGCCTAGTAGTGAA TTTAAGTCCAGACATCAATTCCACCACACAAGTGGTCAACTACACCAACCTAGGAATCAACTCAAGCCAAGGAGTCAACTCTTCAAGCCCAGGCAGTGTCAACTCTACCTACCCAGGAAATAATGCCACCAACCCAGAAAATAACTGTGCCTACCCATGTGTCAACTTCACAAGCCCAGAAGTAATTTCTACCAACCCAGGTATCAGCCTCACAAGTGCAGACATCAATCCTGGGGGCGCTGAGAGCCctcaaacaccaccaggacaagAAAAACATGGTAAAGACGAAGATCAGCCCCCAGAAAAAACTCCTTCAAAATCCCCTTTTTCAGAGGCCAGTCCTCCTTTCTACCTTTCCAGCCTTTCCACAAGCACCGAAACAGCATCTGCGCTATCTTCGCCATGCCTCACCATCATAGAAGACACACCAGAGCGAGACCACAGCAAGGGTAAGACCGGGAAAAAGCGCACAAAGCACCATGTGGAAACTAAAGCAAAGCGGGCTAAAAAGGAGGTGATCCCAGAGAGGAGCATGCATAAAAAGAAGTCTTCAAAAAGTCCCAAAGGAAAGGGGACTGGAAGCTctaagagggagagaagtgaagTCATTACTCCACCCCAATCTACCCCATCACCCAACAGCCTGTCTGCCAAGAATATCATAGTAAAAAAGGGTGAAGTAATGGTGACGTGGACAAG GGATGAAGACCGAGATGTTCTCCTCGCACTGAAGATGAAAGGATCCTCTCCAGATACTTTCTCTGCCCTTTCAGAGAAATTGAACAAGACACC